The proteins below come from a single Leptolyngbya sp. FACHB-261 genomic window:
- a CDS encoding oxidoreductase: MTVQKNLGGSFVLPNTSITLQRLGYGATQLAGSGVWGPPRDVDAAVAVLREAVALGINHIDTSDFYGPHITNQIIRQALHPYPKNLVIVTKVGARRPEDKSWQPAYSPQELTAAVHDNLQNLGLEVMDIVNLRAWGAGDHGSGVSEGLIAEPLSTLIDLKRQGLIRHIGLSNISAQQFEEAQAMTEIVCVQNQYNLAHREDDAFIDDLAQRGVAYVPFFPLGGFTPLQSSKLEAAAIGFRYGAAAHDRPRSRGSCPVALPHIQTSRV; the protein is encoded by the coding sequence CGCAACTCGCTGGTTCAGGAGTATGGGGACCGCCACGCGATGTTGATGCCGCTGTTGCGGTTTTGCGCGAAGCGGTAGCACTTGGCATCAATCACATCGATACCAGCGACTTCTATGGTCCGCACATCACCAATCAGATCATTCGCCAGGCACTTCACCCCTATCCAAAAAATTTGGTGATTGTCACCAAAGTAGGGGCGCGGCGTCCTGAGGATAAGTCGTGGCAACCTGCCTACTCACCACAAGAGCTGACCGCCGCCGTTCACGATAACCTGCAAAATCTTGGTCTTGAGGTGATGGACATCGTGAATCTCAGAGCCTGGGGTGCAGGTGATCACGGCAGCGGCGTCTCTGAAGGCTTGATCGCAGAACCTCTCAGCACACTGATTGACTTGAAGCGGCAGGGACTCATTCGCCACATCGGACTGAGCAACATCAGTGCCCAGCAGTTCGAGGAAGCTCAGGCGATGACTGAGATTGTTTGTGTCCAGAACCAGTACAACTTGGCGCACCGCGAAGATGACGCTTTCATCGACGACTTGGCACAGCGCGGCGTGGCATACGTTCCTTTCTTTCCGCTCGGCGGGTTCACGCCGTTGCAGTCGTCCAAGCTCGAAGCTGCTGCAATTGGTTTTCGCTACGGAGCTGCTGCTCATGACCGTCCAAGGTCTCGTGGATCTTGCCCTGTTGCACTTCCCCATATTCAGACAAGCCGGGTTTGA